From a single Syngnathus scovelli strain Florida chromosome 2, RoL_Ssco_1.2, whole genome shotgun sequence genomic region:
- the atp2b3b gene encoding plasma membrane calcium-transporting ATPase 3b isoform X3, producing the protein MSTTATMGEMANSAVEFYPKATRGGGGGGREDVSRGGGDFGVTLKELRELMELRGGEALQKIQDSYGDTDGLCQRLKSNTTDGLSGDPADLECRGQTFGQNFIPPKKPKTFLELVWEALQDVTLIILEIAAIISLALSFYQPPGEDSESCGNVSAGAEDEGEGEANWIEGAAILLSVACVVLVTAFNDWSKEKQFRGLQSRIEQEQKFTVVRKGNVIQIPVADMVVGDMAQVKYGDLLPADGILVQGNDLKIDESSLTGESDHVRKSVDKDPMLLSGTHVMEGSGRMLVTAVGVNSQTGIIFTLLGAGDMEEDGKEKKEDNTQLLISTDASYSTVTNGKQPDGAVENNQNKAKKQDGGVAMEMQPLKSAEGGEVEDREKKKTNVPKKEKSVLQGKLTKLAVQIGKAGLVMSAITVLILVLYFVIDTFVVEGQAWVTECTPVYIQYFVKFFIIGVTVLVVAVPEGLPLAVTISLAYSVKKMMKDNNLVRHLDACETMGNATAICSDKTGTLTTNRMTVVQAFIGDVHHRLIPDPGQINRRTLDLLVHAISVNSAYTSKILPPDVEGGLAKQVGNKTECGLLGFVLDLQQDYTPVREQIPEESLYKVYTFNSVRKSMSTVIKLPDGSFRLYSKGASEIMLKKCSYVLEANGEARSFRPRDRDEMVKQVIEPMACEGLRTICIAYRDLPADPEPDWENEAEIVTELTCITVVGIEDPVRPEVPEAIRKCQRAGITVRMVTGDNINTARAIAAKCGIIHPGDDFICIEGKDFNRRIRNEKGEIEQERIDKIWPKLRVLARSSPTDKHTLVKGIIDSTVLEQRQVVAVTGDGTNDGPALKKADVGFAMGIAGTDVAKEASDIILTDDNFSSIVKAVMWGRNVYDSISKFLQFQLTVNVVAVIVAFTGACITQDSPLKAVQMLWVNLIMDTFASLALATEPPTEALLLRKPYGRNNPLISLTMMKNILGHGVYQLVIIFTLLFIGERIFNIDSGRNAPLHSPPSEHYTIIFNTFVLMQLFNEINARKIHGERNVFDGIFSNPIFCSIVLGTFAVQIVIVQWGGKPFSCAPLNIEQWLWCLFVGVGELLWGQVIATVPSERLPCLKEAGLGLEPGEEEGEELAEDEEEIDCAERELRRGQILWFRGLNRIQTQMEVVSTFKRSGSFQGAVRRRSSVLSQLHDVNTISTPSHVALSTATANTSPAPGTPGPDQLCNSGLIWSGPNPDASGESIP; encoded by the exons ATGTCAACAACGGCGACAATGGGCGAAATGGCTAACAGCGCAGTGGAGTTTTACCCCAAAGCCActcggggaggaggaggaggaggaagggaagACGTGAGCCGTGGCGGCGGAGACTTTGGGGTCACGTTGAAGGAGCTGAGAGAGCTGATGGAGCTGAGAGGGGGCGAGGCCCTGCAGAAGATCCAGGATAGCTATGGAGACACAGACGGGCTCTGCCAGAGACTAAAGTCCAACACTACTGATG GTCTCAGTGGGGATCCAGCCGACTTGGAGTGTCGTGGTCAGACCTTTGGCCAAAACTTTATCCCCCCAAAGAAGCCCAAGACTTTCCTTGAGCTGGTGTGGGAGGCCCTGCAAGATGTCACGCTCATCATTTTGGAGATTGCTGCAATCATCTCCCTCGCCCTTTCTTTTTACCAGCCTCCCGGAGAGGATTCAGAGT CGTGTGGCAACGTGTCGGCGGGAGCAGAGGATGAAGGCGAGGGGGAGGCCAATTGGATCGAGGGTGCGGCCATTCTACTGTCTGTGGCGTGTGTCGTCCTGGTGACGGCCTTCAACGACTGGTCCAAAGAGAAGCAATTCCGGGGTCTACAGAGTCGAATCGAGCAGGAACAAAAGTTCACCGTGGTACGGAAAGGAAATGTCATCCAGATTCCTGTGGCTGACATGGTGGTGGGGGACATGGCCCAGGTCAAATATG GGGACCTGCTGCCAGCCGATGGTATTTTAGTTCAAGGTAATGATCTGAAGATAGACGAGAGCTCCCTAACAGGAGAGTCGGACCATGTACGCAAGTCTGTGGACAAGGACCCCATGTTGCTCTCAG GTACACACGTGATGGAAGGCTCAGGCCGCATGCTGGTGACGGCCGTCGGTGTCAACTCGCAAACGGGCATCATCTTCACTCTGCTGGGGGCTGGCGATATGGAGGAagatgggaaagaaaaaaaag AGGACAATACTCAGTTGCTCATCTCCACAGATGCAAGTTACAGCACGGTCACCAATG GGAAACAACCCGACGGTGCAGTGGAGAACAACCAGAACAAAG CCAAGAAGCAGGATGGGGGTGTCGCCATGGAGATGCAACCCTTAAAGAGCGCCGAGGGAGGAGAAGTAGAGGACAGAGAGAAGAAGAAGACCAATGTACCCAAAAAGGAGAAGAGCGTCTTGCAGGGCAAGCTTACCAAACTTGCCGTTCAAATTGGAAAAGCAG GTTTGGTGATGTCCGCAATCACTGTCCTCATTCTGGTGCTCTACTTTGTCATCGACACCTTTGTTGTTGAAG GTCAAGCCTGGGTGACGGAGTGCACTCCGGTCTACATCCAATACTTTGTCAAGTTTTTCATTATCGGAGTCACTGTGTTGGTGGTGGCGGTCCCGGAAGGGTTACCTCTCGCTGTCACCATCTCTCTGGCGTACTCTGTCAAG AAAATGATGAAGGACAATAACCTTGTACGCCACCTGGACGCATGTGAGACGATGGGTAATGCCACAGCTATCTGCTCGGACAAGACAGGCACGCTCACCACCAACCGAATGACTGTGGTGCAGGCTTTTATAG GTGACGTGCACCACCGCTTGATCCCGGATCCTGGACAGATCAACCGGCGGACATTGGATCTGTTAGTCCATGCTATTTCAGTCAACAGTGCCTACACCTCCAAGATCTTA CCACCGGATGTGGAGGGAGGTCTGGCGAAGCAGGTGGGCAACAAGACGGAATGCGGCCTGCTGGGATTTGTATTAGACCTACAACAAGACTATACTCCTGTCAGAGAGCAGATCCCCGAGGAGAGTCTCTACAAA GTGTATACCTTTAACTCAGTGCGTAAATCCATGAGCACGGTGATAAAGCTGCCAGATGGTTCCTTTCGTCTCTACAGCAAGGGAGCTTCTGAGATCATGCTAAAAAA ATGTTCTTACGTCCTCGAAGCCAATGGAGAAGCTCGTAGTTTCCGCCCAAGGGACAGAGATGAAATGGTCAAACAG GTGATCGAGCCGATGGCATGTGAGGGCCTGAGGACCATCTGCATCGCTTATCGAGACTTGCCCGCCGATCCAGAGCCCGATTGGGAAAACGAAGCGGAAATAGTGACAGAGTTGACCTGTATCACTGTGGTCGGCATCGAGGATCCAGTACGACCCGAG GTACCCGAGGCCATCCGGAAGTGTCAGCGTGCGGGCATCACTGTGCGGATGGTGACTGGTGATAACATTAACACGGCCAGGGCCATTGCTGCCAAGTGTGGAATCATCCACCCTGGGGATGACTTTATTTGTATTGAGGGGAAAGACTTCAACCGACGAATCAGGAACGAGAAAGGAGAG ATTGAACAAGAGCGAATTGATAAAATCTGGCCCAAGCTGCGCGTGTTGGCTCGGTCTTCACCAACAGATAAACATACCCTCGTCAAAG GAATTATTGACAGTACCGTTTTAGAACAGAGGCAGGTGGTTGCTGTCACAGGCGATGGAACCAATGACGGACCAGCTTTGAAGAAGGCTGATGTTGGCTTCGCTATG GGCATCGCCGGCACAGACGTGGCTAAAGAGGCATCTGACATCATCTTGACTGACGATAACTTCAGCAGCATCGTGAAGGCGGTGATGTGGGGACGAAACGTCTACGACAGCATTTCCAAGTTCCTGCAGTTCCAGCTCACAGTGAACGTCGTGGCCGTCATCGTCGCCTTCACTGGAGCTTGCATCACTCAG GATTCTCCTCTGAAGGCGGTGCAGATGCTGTGGGTGAACCTCATCATGGACACGTTTGCCTCTTTGGCCCTGGCCACTGAGCCCCCTACAGAGGCCCTGTTGCTACGGAAACCTTACGGTCGCAACAACCCGCTCATTTCCCTCACCATGATGAAAAACATCTTGGGTCATGGAGTTTACCAGCTGGTTATCATCTTCACCCTGCTTTTCATAG GCGAGCGCATTTTCAACATCGACAGCGGCCGCAACGCTCCGCTCCACTCACCCCCATCCGAGCACTACACCATCATCTTCAACACTTTTGTCCTAATGCAGCTGTTCAATGAGATCAACGCACGGAAGATCCACGGCGAGAGAAACGTCTTTGACGGCATATTCTCCAACCCCATCTTCTGCTCCATTGTTCTGGGCACCTTTGCGGTACAA ATTGTGATTGTGCAGTGGGGAGGGAAGCCATTCAGCTGTGCTCCACTCAACATAGAGCAGTGGCTCTGGTGTCTGTTTGTGGGAGTTGGAGAGCTGCTGTGGGGTCAG GTGATCGCCACCGTCCCGTCGGAGCGGCTGCCGTGCCTGAAGGAAGCGGGTCTCGGTTTGGAGCCCGgggaggaggaaggggaggagcttgcagaggatgaagaggagATTGACTGTGCTGAGAGAGAGCTGCGTCGTGGACAGATCCTCTGGTTCCGAGGCCTCAACCGCATACAGACTCAG ATGGAGGTAGTGAGCACGTTCAAGCGAAGCGGCTCGTTTCAGGGAGCAGTGAGAAGGCGCTCCTCCGTGCTCAGTCAGCTCCACGACGTAAACACTATATCTACCCCCTCTCACGTAGCTCTCTCCACCGCGACAGCCAATACCAGCCCAGCCCCAGGGA CACCCGGTCCTGACCAGCTGTGCAATTCTGGTCTGATCTGGTCTGGTCCAAATCCAG
- the atp2b3b gene encoding plasma membrane calcium-transporting ATPase 3b isoform X5 encodes MSTTATMGEMANSAVEFYPKATRGGGGGGREDVSRGGGDFGVTLKELRELMELRGGEALQKIQDSYGDTDGLCQRLKSNTTDGLSGDPADLECRGQTFGQNFIPPKKPKTFLELVWEALQDVTLIILEIAAIISLALSFYQPPGEDSESCGNVSAGAEDEGEGEANWIEGAAILLSVACVVLVTAFNDWSKEKQFRGLQSRIEQEQKFTVVRKGNVIQIPVADMVVGDMAQVKYGDLLPADGILVQGNDLKIDESSLTGESDHVRKSVDKDPMLLSGTHVMEGSGRMLVTAVGVNSQTGIIFTLLGAGDMEEDGKEKKEDNTQLLISTDASYSTVTNGKQPDGAVENNQNKAKKQDGGVAMEMQPLKSAEGGEVEDREKKKTNVPKKEKSVLQGKLTKLAVQIGKAGLVMSAITVLILVLYFVIDTFVVEGQAWVTECTPVYIQYFVKFFIIGVTVLVVAVPEGLPLAVTISLAYSVKKMMKDNNLVRHLDACETMGNATAICSDKTGTLTTNRMTVVQAFIGDVHHRLIPDPGQINRRTLDLLVHAISVNSAYTSKILPPDVEGGLAKQVGNKTECGLLGFVLDLQQDYTPVREQIPEESLYKVYTFNSVRKSMSTVIKLPDGSFRLYSKGASEIMLKKCSYVLEANGEARSFRPRDRDEMVKQVIEPMACEGLRTICIAYRDLPADPEPDWENEAEIVTELTCITVVGIEDPVRPEVPEAIRKCQRAGITVRMVTGDNINTARAIAAKCGIIHPGDDFICIEGKDFNRRIRNEKGEIEQERIDKIWPKLRVLARSSPTDKHTLVKGIIDSTVLEQRQVVAVTGDGTNDGPALKKADVGFAMGIAGTDVAKEASDIILTDDNFSSIVKAVMWGRNVYDSISKFLQFQLTVNVVAVIVAFTGACITQDSPLKAVQMLWVNLIMDTFASLALATEPPTEALLLRKPYGRNNPLISLTMMKNILGHGVYQLVIIFTLLFIGERIFNIDSGRNAPLHSPPSEHYTIIFNTFVLMQLFNEINARKIHGERNVFDGIFSNPIFCSIVLGTFAVQIVIVQWGGKPFSCAPLNIEQWLWCLFVGVGELLWGQVIATVPSERLPCLKEAGLGLEPGEEEGEELAEDEEEIDCAERELRRGQILWFRGLNRIQTQMEVVSTFKRSGSFQGAVRRRSSVLSQLHDVNTISTPSHVALSTATANTSPAPGNASGESIP; translated from the exons ATGTCAACAACGGCGACAATGGGCGAAATGGCTAACAGCGCAGTGGAGTTTTACCCCAAAGCCActcggggaggaggaggaggaggaagggaagACGTGAGCCGTGGCGGCGGAGACTTTGGGGTCACGTTGAAGGAGCTGAGAGAGCTGATGGAGCTGAGAGGGGGCGAGGCCCTGCAGAAGATCCAGGATAGCTATGGAGACACAGACGGGCTCTGCCAGAGACTAAAGTCCAACACTACTGATG GTCTCAGTGGGGATCCAGCCGACTTGGAGTGTCGTGGTCAGACCTTTGGCCAAAACTTTATCCCCCCAAAGAAGCCCAAGACTTTCCTTGAGCTGGTGTGGGAGGCCCTGCAAGATGTCACGCTCATCATTTTGGAGATTGCTGCAATCATCTCCCTCGCCCTTTCTTTTTACCAGCCTCCCGGAGAGGATTCAGAGT CGTGTGGCAACGTGTCGGCGGGAGCAGAGGATGAAGGCGAGGGGGAGGCCAATTGGATCGAGGGTGCGGCCATTCTACTGTCTGTGGCGTGTGTCGTCCTGGTGACGGCCTTCAACGACTGGTCCAAAGAGAAGCAATTCCGGGGTCTACAGAGTCGAATCGAGCAGGAACAAAAGTTCACCGTGGTACGGAAAGGAAATGTCATCCAGATTCCTGTGGCTGACATGGTGGTGGGGGACATGGCCCAGGTCAAATATG GGGACCTGCTGCCAGCCGATGGTATTTTAGTTCAAGGTAATGATCTGAAGATAGACGAGAGCTCCCTAACAGGAGAGTCGGACCATGTACGCAAGTCTGTGGACAAGGACCCCATGTTGCTCTCAG GTACACACGTGATGGAAGGCTCAGGCCGCATGCTGGTGACGGCCGTCGGTGTCAACTCGCAAACGGGCATCATCTTCACTCTGCTGGGGGCTGGCGATATGGAGGAagatgggaaagaaaaaaaag AGGACAATACTCAGTTGCTCATCTCCACAGATGCAAGTTACAGCACGGTCACCAATG GGAAACAACCCGACGGTGCAGTGGAGAACAACCAGAACAAAG CCAAGAAGCAGGATGGGGGTGTCGCCATGGAGATGCAACCCTTAAAGAGCGCCGAGGGAGGAGAAGTAGAGGACAGAGAGAAGAAGAAGACCAATGTACCCAAAAAGGAGAAGAGCGTCTTGCAGGGCAAGCTTACCAAACTTGCCGTTCAAATTGGAAAAGCAG GTTTGGTGATGTCCGCAATCACTGTCCTCATTCTGGTGCTCTACTTTGTCATCGACACCTTTGTTGTTGAAG GTCAAGCCTGGGTGACGGAGTGCACTCCGGTCTACATCCAATACTTTGTCAAGTTTTTCATTATCGGAGTCACTGTGTTGGTGGTGGCGGTCCCGGAAGGGTTACCTCTCGCTGTCACCATCTCTCTGGCGTACTCTGTCAAG AAAATGATGAAGGACAATAACCTTGTACGCCACCTGGACGCATGTGAGACGATGGGTAATGCCACAGCTATCTGCTCGGACAAGACAGGCACGCTCACCACCAACCGAATGACTGTGGTGCAGGCTTTTATAG GTGACGTGCACCACCGCTTGATCCCGGATCCTGGACAGATCAACCGGCGGACATTGGATCTGTTAGTCCATGCTATTTCAGTCAACAGTGCCTACACCTCCAAGATCTTA CCACCGGATGTGGAGGGAGGTCTGGCGAAGCAGGTGGGCAACAAGACGGAATGCGGCCTGCTGGGATTTGTATTAGACCTACAACAAGACTATACTCCTGTCAGAGAGCAGATCCCCGAGGAGAGTCTCTACAAA GTGTATACCTTTAACTCAGTGCGTAAATCCATGAGCACGGTGATAAAGCTGCCAGATGGTTCCTTTCGTCTCTACAGCAAGGGAGCTTCTGAGATCATGCTAAAAAA ATGTTCTTACGTCCTCGAAGCCAATGGAGAAGCTCGTAGTTTCCGCCCAAGGGACAGAGATGAAATGGTCAAACAG GTGATCGAGCCGATGGCATGTGAGGGCCTGAGGACCATCTGCATCGCTTATCGAGACTTGCCCGCCGATCCAGAGCCCGATTGGGAAAACGAAGCGGAAATAGTGACAGAGTTGACCTGTATCACTGTGGTCGGCATCGAGGATCCAGTACGACCCGAG GTACCCGAGGCCATCCGGAAGTGTCAGCGTGCGGGCATCACTGTGCGGATGGTGACTGGTGATAACATTAACACGGCCAGGGCCATTGCTGCCAAGTGTGGAATCATCCACCCTGGGGATGACTTTATTTGTATTGAGGGGAAAGACTTCAACCGACGAATCAGGAACGAGAAAGGAGAG ATTGAACAAGAGCGAATTGATAAAATCTGGCCCAAGCTGCGCGTGTTGGCTCGGTCTTCACCAACAGATAAACATACCCTCGTCAAAG GAATTATTGACAGTACCGTTTTAGAACAGAGGCAGGTGGTTGCTGTCACAGGCGATGGAACCAATGACGGACCAGCTTTGAAGAAGGCTGATGTTGGCTTCGCTATG GGCATCGCCGGCACAGACGTGGCTAAAGAGGCATCTGACATCATCTTGACTGACGATAACTTCAGCAGCATCGTGAAGGCGGTGATGTGGGGACGAAACGTCTACGACAGCATTTCCAAGTTCCTGCAGTTCCAGCTCACAGTGAACGTCGTGGCCGTCATCGTCGCCTTCACTGGAGCTTGCATCACTCAG GATTCTCCTCTGAAGGCGGTGCAGATGCTGTGGGTGAACCTCATCATGGACACGTTTGCCTCTTTGGCCCTGGCCACTGAGCCCCCTACAGAGGCCCTGTTGCTACGGAAACCTTACGGTCGCAACAACCCGCTCATTTCCCTCACCATGATGAAAAACATCTTGGGTCATGGAGTTTACCAGCTGGTTATCATCTTCACCCTGCTTTTCATAG GCGAGCGCATTTTCAACATCGACAGCGGCCGCAACGCTCCGCTCCACTCACCCCCATCCGAGCACTACACCATCATCTTCAACACTTTTGTCCTAATGCAGCTGTTCAATGAGATCAACGCACGGAAGATCCACGGCGAGAGAAACGTCTTTGACGGCATATTCTCCAACCCCATCTTCTGCTCCATTGTTCTGGGCACCTTTGCGGTACAA ATTGTGATTGTGCAGTGGGGAGGGAAGCCATTCAGCTGTGCTCCACTCAACATAGAGCAGTGGCTCTGGTGTCTGTTTGTGGGAGTTGGAGAGCTGCTGTGGGGTCAG GTGATCGCCACCGTCCCGTCGGAGCGGCTGCCGTGCCTGAAGGAAGCGGGTCTCGGTTTGGAGCCCGgggaggaggaaggggaggagcttgcagaggatgaagaggagATTGACTGTGCTGAGAGAGAGCTGCGTCGTGGACAGATCCTCTGGTTCCGAGGCCTCAACCGCATACAGACTCAG ATGGAGGTAGTGAGCACGTTCAAGCGAAGCGGCTCGTTTCAGGGAGCAGTGAGAAGGCGCTCCTCCGTGCTCAGTCAGCTCCACGACGTAAACACTATATCTACCCCCTCTCACGTAGCTCTCTCCACCGCGACAGCCAATACCAGCCCAGCCCCAGGGA
- the atp2b3b gene encoding plasma membrane calcium-transporting ATPase 3b isoform X4: MSTTATMGEMANSAVEFYPKATRGGGGGGREDVSRGGGDFGVTLKELRELMELRGGEALQKIQDSYGDTDGLCQRLKSNTTDGLSGDPADLECRGQTFGQNFIPPKKPKTFLELVWEALQDVTLIILEIAAIISLALSFYQPPGEDSESCGNVSAGAEDEGEGEANWIEGAAILLSVACVVLVTAFNDWSKEKQFRGLQSRIEQEQKFTVVRKGNVIQIPVADMVVGDMAQVKYGDLLPADGILVQGNDLKIDESSLTGESDHVRKSVDKDPMLLSGTHVMEGSGRMLVTAVGVNSQTGIIFTLLGAGDMEEDGKEKKGKQPDGAVENNQNKAKKQDGGVAMEMQPLKSAEGGEVEDREKKKTNVPKKEKSVLQGKLTKLAVQIGKAGLVMSAITVLILVLYFVIDTFVVEGQAWVTECTPVYIQYFVKFFIIGVTVLVVAVPEGLPLAVTISLAYSVKKMMKDNNLVRHLDACETMGNATAICSDKTGTLTTNRMTVVQAFIGDVHHRLIPDPGQINRRTLDLLVHAISVNSAYTSKILPPDVEGGLAKQVGNKTECGLLGFVLDLQQDYTPVREQIPEESLYKVYTFNSVRKSMSTVIKLPDGSFRLYSKGASEIMLKKCSYVLEANGEARSFRPRDRDEMVKQVIEPMACEGLRTICIAYRDLPADPEPDWENEAEIVTELTCITVVGIEDPVRPEVPEAIRKCQRAGITVRMVTGDNINTARAIAAKCGIIHPGDDFICIEGKDFNRRIRNEKGEIEQERIDKIWPKLRVLARSSPTDKHTLVKGIIDSTVLEQRQVVAVTGDGTNDGPALKKADVGFAMGIAGTDVAKEASDIILTDDNFSSIVKAVMWGRNVYDSISKFLQFQLTVNVVAVIVAFTGACITQDSPLKAVQMLWVNLIMDTFASLALATEPPTEALLLRKPYGRNNPLISLTMMKNILGHGVYQLVIIFTLLFIGERIFNIDSGRNAPLHSPPSEHYTIIFNTFVLMQLFNEINARKIHGERNVFDGIFSNPIFCSIVLGTFAVQIVIVQWGGKPFSCAPLNIEQWLWCLFVGVGELLWGQVIATVPSERLPCLKEAGLGLEPGEEEGEELAEDEEEIDCAERELRRGQILWFRGLNRIQTQMEVVSTFKRSGSFQGAVRRRSSVLSQLHDVNTISTPSHVALSTATANTSPAPGTPGPDQLCNSGLIWSGPNPDASGESIP, encoded by the exons ATGTCAACAACGGCGACAATGGGCGAAATGGCTAACAGCGCAGTGGAGTTTTACCCCAAAGCCActcggggaggaggaggaggaggaagggaagACGTGAGCCGTGGCGGCGGAGACTTTGGGGTCACGTTGAAGGAGCTGAGAGAGCTGATGGAGCTGAGAGGGGGCGAGGCCCTGCAGAAGATCCAGGATAGCTATGGAGACACAGACGGGCTCTGCCAGAGACTAAAGTCCAACACTACTGATG GTCTCAGTGGGGATCCAGCCGACTTGGAGTGTCGTGGTCAGACCTTTGGCCAAAACTTTATCCCCCCAAAGAAGCCCAAGACTTTCCTTGAGCTGGTGTGGGAGGCCCTGCAAGATGTCACGCTCATCATTTTGGAGATTGCTGCAATCATCTCCCTCGCCCTTTCTTTTTACCAGCCTCCCGGAGAGGATTCAGAGT CGTGTGGCAACGTGTCGGCGGGAGCAGAGGATGAAGGCGAGGGGGAGGCCAATTGGATCGAGGGTGCGGCCATTCTACTGTCTGTGGCGTGTGTCGTCCTGGTGACGGCCTTCAACGACTGGTCCAAAGAGAAGCAATTCCGGGGTCTACAGAGTCGAATCGAGCAGGAACAAAAGTTCACCGTGGTACGGAAAGGAAATGTCATCCAGATTCCTGTGGCTGACATGGTGGTGGGGGACATGGCCCAGGTCAAATATG GGGACCTGCTGCCAGCCGATGGTATTTTAGTTCAAGGTAATGATCTGAAGATAGACGAGAGCTCCCTAACAGGAGAGTCGGACCATGTACGCAAGTCTGTGGACAAGGACCCCATGTTGCTCTCAG GTACACACGTGATGGAAGGCTCAGGCCGCATGCTGGTGACGGCCGTCGGTGTCAACTCGCAAACGGGCATCATCTTCACTCTGCTGGGGGCTGGCGATATGGAGGAagatgggaaagaaaaaaaag GGAAACAACCCGACGGTGCAGTGGAGAACAACCAGAACAAAG CCAAGAAGCAGGATGGGGGTGTCGCCATGGAGATGCAACCCTTAAAGAGCGCCGAGGGAGGAGAAGTAGAGGACAGAGAGAAGAAGAAGACCAATGTACCCAAAAAGGAGAAGAGCGTCTTGCAGGGCAAGCTTACCAAACTTGCCGTTCAAATTGGAAAAGCAG GTTTGGTGATGTCCGCAATCACTGTCCTCATTCTGGTGCTCTACTTTGTCATCGACACCTTTGTTGTTGAAG GTCAAGCCTGGGTGACGGAGTGCACTCCGGTCTACATCCAATACTTTGTCAAGTTTTTCATTATCGGAGTCACTGTGTTGGTGGTGGCGGTCCCGGAAGGGTTACCTCTCGCTGTCACCATCTCTCTGGCGTACTCTGTCAAG AAAATGATGAAGGACAATAACCTTGTACGCCACCTGGACGCATGTGAGACGATGGGTAATGCCACAGCTATCTGCTCGGACAAGACAGGCACGCTCACCACCAACCGAATGACTGTGGTGCAGGCTTTTATAG GTGACGTGCACCACCGCTTGATCCCGGATCCTGGACAGATCAACCGGCGGACATTGGATCTGTTAGTCCATGCTATTTCAGTCAACAGTGCCTACACCTCCAAGATCTTA CCACCGGATGTGGAGGGAGGTCTGGCGAAGCAGGTGGGCAACAAGACGGAATGCGGCCTGCTGGGATTTGTATTAGACCTACAACAAGACTATACTCCTGTCAGAGAGCAGATCCCCGAGGAGAGTCTCTACAAA GTGTATACCTTTAACTCAGTGCGTAAATCCATGAGCACGGTGATAAAGCTGCCAGATGGTTCCTTTCGTCTCTACAGCAAGGGAGCTTCTGAGATCATGCTAAAAAA ATGTTCTTACGTCCTCGAAGCCAATGGAGAAGCTCGTAGTTTCCGCCCAAGGGACAGAGATGAAATGGTCAAACAG GTGATCGAGCCGATGGCATGTGAGGGCCTGAGGACCATCTGCATCGCTTATCGAGACTTGCCCGCCGATCCAGAGCCCGATTGGGAAAACGAAGCGGAAATAGTGACAGAGTTGACCTGTATCACTGTGGTCGGCATCGAGGATCCAGTACGACCCGAG GTACCCGAGGCCATCCGGAAGTGTCAGCGTGCGGGCATCACTGTGCGGATGGTGACTGGTGATAACATTAACACGGCCAGGGCCATTGCTGCCAAGTGTGGAATCATCCACCCTGGGGATGACTTTATTTGTATTGAGGGGAAAGACTTCAACCGACGAATCAGGAACGAGAAAGGAGAG ATTGAACAAGAGCGAATTGATAAAATCTGGCCCAAGCTGCGCGTGTTGGCTCGGTCTTCACCAACAGATAAACATACCCTCGTCAAAG GAATTATTGACAGTACCGTTTTAGAACAGAGGCAGGTGGTTGCTGTCACAGGCGATGGAACCAATGACGGACCAGCTTTGAAGAAGGCTGATGTTGGCTTCGCTATG GGCATCGCCGGCACAGACGTGGCTAAAGAGGCATCTGACATCATCTTGACTGACGATAACTTCAGCAGCATCGTGAAGGCGGTGATGTGGGGACGAAACGTCTACGACAGCATTTCCAAGTTCCTGCAGTTCCAGCTCACAGTGAACGTCGTGGCCGTCATCGTCGCCTTCACTGGAGCTTGCATCACTCAG GATTCTCCTCTGAAGGCGGTGCAGATGCTGTGGGTGAACCTCATCATGGACACGTTTGCCTCTTTGGCCCTGGCCACTGAGCCCCCTACAGAGGCCCTGTTGCTACGGAAACCTTACGGTCGCAACAACCCGCTCATTTCCCTCACCATGATGAAAAACATCTTGGGTCATGGAGTTTACCAGCTGGTTATCATCTTCACCCTGCTTTTCATAG GCGAGCGCATTTTCAACATCGACAGCGGCCGCAACGCTCCGCTCCACTCACCCCCATCCGAGCACTACACCATCATCTTCAACACTTTTGTCCTAATGCAGCTGTTCAATGAGATCAACGCACGGAAGATCCACGGCGAGAGAAACGTCTTTGACGGCATATTCTCCAACCCCATCTTCTGCTCCATTGTTCTGGGCACCTTTGCGGTACAA ATTGTGATTGTGCAGTGGGGAGGGAAGCCATTCAGCTGTGCTCCACTCAACATAGAGCAGTGGCTCTGGTGTCTGTTTGTGGGAGTTGGAGAGCTGCTGTGGGGTCAG GTGATCGCCACCGTCCCGTCGGAGCGGCTGCCGTGCCTGAAGGAAGCGGGTCTCGGTTTGGAGCCCGgggaggaggaaggggaggagcttgcagaggatgaagaggagATTGACTGTGCTGAGAGAGAGCTGCGTCGTGGACAGATCCTCTGGTTCCGAGGCCTCAACCGCATACAGACTCAG ATGGAGGTAGTGAGCACGTTCAAGCGAAGCGGCTCGTTTCAGGGAGCAGTGAGAAGGCGCTCCTCCGTGCTCAGTCAGCTCCACGACGTAAACACTATATCTACCCCCTCTCACGTAGCTCTCTCCACCGCGACAGCCAATACCAGCCCAGCCCCAGGGA CACCCGGTCCTGACCAGCTGTGCAATTCTGGTCTGATCTGGTCTGGTCCAAATCCAG